A window from Gammaproteobacteria bacterium encodes these proteins:
- the acpP gene encoding acyl carrier protein: protein MNKIQERVKKIVVEQLGVNEEDVTDSASFVDDLGADSLDTVELVMALEEEFECEIPDEEAEKITTVQQAIDYINAHTE, encoded by the coding sequence ATGAACAAAATCCAGGAGCGCGTTAAGAAGATTGTTGTCGAGCAATTGGGTGTCAATGAAGAAGATGTTACGGACAGCGCCTCTTTTGTCGACGATCTTGGCGCCGACTCGCTCGATACGGTGGAATTGGTTATGGCGCTGGAGGAGGAGTTCGAGTGCGAAATACCCGACGAAGAAGCCGAGAAAATTACCACGGTTCAGCAGGCGATCGATTACATCAACGCGCACACTGAATAA
- the fabG gene encoding 3-oxoacyl-ACP reductase FabG encodes MTLANQIVLVTGASRGIGQSIARTLGAHGAIMIGTATSADGADAISEYFAKQDIKGTGMQLDVRESANIETVIGNINAQFGAVGILVNNAGITRDSLLMRMKDADWDAVMSTNLSAVYRLCKACLRGMMRARMGRIVNIASVVGITGNAGQANYAAAKAGIMGFSKSLARETGGRGITVNTVAPGFIDTDMTRAMPEAQRNALQTQIPLGRLGDVDDVAQAVLFLASPAAAYITGETLNVNGGLYMP; translated from the coding sequence ATGACGCTAGCTAATCAGATTGTGCTGGTAACCGGCGCCAGCCGCGGCATCGGCCAGTCGATCGCGCGCACCCTGGGCGCGCACGGCGCGATCATGATCGGCACCGCAACATCGGCGGATGGCGCGGACGCCATCAGCGAATATTTTGCGAAACAGGATATTAAGGGCACCGGGATGCAACTGGATGTCCGCGAGTCGGCAAACATCGAGACCGTTATTGGGAACATCAACGCGCAGTTCGGCGCGGTGGGCATTCTGGTAAACAATGCCGGCATTACGCGCGACAGTCTTTTGATGCGCATGAAAGACGCGGACTGGGACGCCGTGATGAGCACGAATCTGAGCGCGGTATATCGGTTGTGCAAAGCCTGTCTGCGTGGCATGATGCGCGCCCGCATGGGCCGCATCGTCAACATTGCCTCGGTGGTTGGTATCACCGGTAACGCGGGGCAAGCCAATTACGCGGCGGCCAAGGCAGGCATCATGGGCTTTTCCAAGTCGCTGGCCCGCGAGACCGGCGGAAGAGGGATAACGGTTAACACCGTCGCGCCCGGTTTTATCGATACCGACATGACGCGCGCGATGCCGGAGGCGCAGCGCAATGCGCTCCAAACGCAGATTCCGCTCGGCCGGCTGGGTGATGTGGACGACGTCGCGCAAGCCGTATTGTTTTTGGCCTCGCCGGCGGCCGCGTACATCACGGGTGAAACACTCAACGTGAATGGCGGGTTGTACATGCCATGA